A window of Aurantibacillus circumpalustris genomic DNA:
GCACCAATTTAAAGGCCTGGTTATTTACCATTATGAAAAACACCTTTATAAATGCCTATAGAAGAAATAGAAAAACTAAACAGCTAATTAGTAAGGGAGATGACATTGCAATGAACCGTGCCTTTAAACAAAATAGCTACGATCAATGCGAAAGTCGTATTCATGCCAAAGAAATTATTAAACACATTGAAAGTCTTGAAGATGGCTATAAGGTGCCTTTTACACGATATTACCTGGGTTACAAATACGAAGAGATTGCAAAAGAAATGTCGCTGCCCCTGGGAACCATTAAGAGTAGAATTTTTATAGCGCGTAAAATATTAATGGAAGAAATTACTAAAAGAAACAATTAAAACATGGCAGACGAGCATACATTATTTTGGTTTCGACGTGACTTACGTCTAAACGATAATGCGGGCTTATACCACGCGCTTCGCGAAAACAAATCCGTCCTTCCGATTTTTATTTTTGATACAACTATTTTAAATCAGCTTGAAAATAAATACGACAGACGTGTTGATTTTATTCATCAAGCAATTTCAAAAATCCATAAAGAGTTATTGAGTCTGGGAAGCTCATTATTAGTGCACTTTGGTACTACTGAGAACACTTTTAAATCCTTACTTAAAACGCATGGCATAAAAAATGTCTATGCAAACCACGATTACGAGCCGCAAGCAATCGAACGCGATTTATTAATTAAAAATCTGCTTGAAAAAAACGGAATAGAATTTAAAACATTTAAAGATCAATGTGTTTTCGAAAAAACAGAAATTACAAAAGACGATGGTAAGCCTTACACGGTGTTTACACCCTACAGCAATAAATGGAAAAAAGCATTAATCCCCTTTTATTACCGAGCATATCCGACTAAAAAGTATTTTAAAAATTTCGCAACAGTTACTGCGAATTCAATCCCAGAACTAAAGTACTTAGGTTTTGAAAAAACAGATATTCGTTTGCCTGAAAAAATAAAAGTAAACGATTTACTCATTCAAAAATATAAAGAACAGCGCGATTACCCCGCTATTGAAGGCACTAGCCGCTTAAGTGTTCATTTACGCTTTGGAACAGTTAGTATAAGACAATTGGTTGCAAAGTCTTTACCTCTTAGCGAAACATGGTTAAACGAATTAATCTGGCGCGATTTTTATATGATGATTCTTTCTAATTTTCCACATGTGGCCAAATCTGCTTTTAAGAAAGATTACGATTATATTCGTTGGAGAAACAACGAAGTGGAATTTGAAAAATGGTGCAAAGGCGAAACGGGTTTTCCTATCGTAGATGCCGGCATGCGCGAATTAAATGCTACAGGCTTTATGCATAACCGTGTCCGCATGATTACCAGTAGTTTTTTGATTAAAGATTTGTTAATTGATTGGCGTTGGGGTGAAGCTTATTTCGCACAAAAACTAAATGACTTTGATTTGAGCGCCAATAATGGAGGCTGGCAATGGGCTGCCAGTAGTGGTTGCGACGCTGCTCCTTATTTTAGAATTTTTAATCCAACCGAACAACAAAAAAGGTTCGATCCTTATTTTATTTACATAAAAAAATGGGTTCCTGAATTTGGAACAAAAAAATATCCAGGTCCTATGGTAGACCATGCTGAAGCAAGATTGAGAACGCTATCGGTGTATAAGAACGCTTTGAGTGAAAGCAAACAAATGAATTTATTCTAATAATGCAACTAGACCCTTGCTAACTTAATAATCCCAATCTTATTAAATAACAAGATGATTGGATAGGTAGGATCAAACTCATACCATTTAGCTGCAAAATTAGGTCTTGAGCCCGCTTGATGATGGTTGTTTTGAAATAATTCACCCATTAATAAAATATCCCATAACAGAGTGTTTTTAGAATGATCATCGCTTTCAAAATTACGGTATCCGTATTTATGTCCAGCCCAGTTAACCACAGCGCCTTGAATTGGCCCCATTAAGAAGTTTATAGGGAGAAAGAGAAACATCCACCATTGCGTTGCAAAAACCGCGTAAAAAGCAATATATAAGGCTGCAAATGTCAAACGACTAGCCCAGCTATCGGCAATTTTATCAATTACTGGATAAACAGGATAGTTTCTATCGAATTTAGGATCAACCTCAACACGGTGATTTAAAACATCGTTGTACACTTTTTTAGTGTGCATCATCATGGTAAATACTTCTTTAAAAAAATGTGGCGTGTGTGGATCTTGCTCCGTATCACTGTAAGCATGGTGCATACGGTGTAATATAGCGTAAGCTCTAGCGTTTAAATAAGAAGAACCTTGAGTCACCCAGGCAAAAATGTAAAAGAATTTTTCCCAGAATTTATTCATGGTGAACATTTTATGAGCTGCGTATCTGTGAAGGAAAAAAGTCTGACCGAAAAGAGATAAATACCAGTGAAGGATTAAAAATATAAGTATTGCCATTTAATTGTTTTAAAAAGAATTTTAATTCGGTTGCAAAGTACAATAAACTACAGTGCTATGACAACCTTTTTATACTAATTCATGTTATTTATGTTCAACGCCGTTTGTCCCAACAAAAAACCCTTTGAAATCAAAGGGCTTTAAAGTGTTTTAACCTTTTAAGGCTTCTGCTCCACCAACAATCTCGAGGATTTCTTTGGTAATAGAAGCTTGACGCGCCTTGTTGTACATGATTTTTAAATCACGCTGCATCGCCTTAGCGTTATCGGTTGCCTTATGCATGGCAGTCATACGCGCGCCATGCTCACTAGCAAATGAATCTAATAATGCTTTGTAAAACTGAGTTTTTACAGAACGAGGAATTAATTCGTTTACAATATATTCCTGACTCGGTTCGTAAATATAATCTGTATTGCTAGTTTTAGTCTCAGAAGCAGCAGGCAGCACAGGTAATAATTGTTCTTCAGTAGGAATTTGAACCGCAGCGTTTCTGAATTGATTGTACACTACAACCACTTTATCAAACTCTTTAGTTAAGAAAGCGTCAATTATCTTTTCCATAACCGGCGCAGCATTTTCATAACTTAATTTGTCAAATAAAGTACTCGTGTGATGTGGAAGATCTTGTCCGCTAATAAAATATTTAGTTCTTCTAAAAGCGTCGTGTACTTTTTTACCTACAGGAATAACAGTTACATCTAATCCAGCGTATTCATTTTGAATAAGAAGATTAGTTTTTTTAATGATGTTAGAGTTAAATGCGCCTGCTAATCCACGATTTGATGAAATCGCAATAATCAACACCTTTTTTACAGAAGTGTTTCTTGCATAAATGTTTTCAGACGCATCCACACTTCCGCTTACATTTTCTAAAATTTCTTTTAGTTTGTTTGCATAAGGGCGCATTTGAGTAATAGCATCCTGAGCACGTTTTAACTTCGCAGCACTCACCATTTTCATGGCACTTGTAATCTGCATCGTTGAACCAACGGATACTATCTTATTTCTTACTTCCTTTAAACTTGGCATTCAAATTAGTTTTTAGTGGTTAGTTTTAAGTTTTTAATATTACTTCTATTAAAAACTAAACACTTAAAATTTACAATTCTTATTTGTATTTCGCTAACAAATCAGCAGCAACAGTTTCCAACGTTTTTGTAATATTATCGTTGAATTGACCTGCTTTTAATTCGTCCAATGTTTGTTTATTCTTACGCTCTAAAGTATCTAAGAACTCAGCTTCAAATTCTCCTACTTTATTAATCGGAACGCTTCTTAATAAATTTTTAGTTCCTAAATAAATAATCGCAATTTGTTGTTCAACACGGAATGGAGAGAACTGCCCTTGTTTAAGGATTTCTGTGTTACGTGCTCCTTTATCTAAAACGGATTTTGTGGCCGCATCTAAGTCAGAACCAAATTTAGAGAACGCCTCTAATTCACGGTATTGAGCTTGGTCTAATTTTAAAGTACCTGCAACTTTTTTCATCGATTTAATCTGAGCATTTCCACCCACACGTGATACCGAGATACCAACGTTAATCGCTGGACGAATACCCGAGTTAAATAAGTTTGTCTCAAGGAAAATCTGACCATCGGTAATCGAAATTACGTTGGTTGGAATGTAAGCTGAAACGTCACCTGCTTGTGTTTCAATGATAGGTAACGCTGTTAATGAACCACCACCTTTAACCATATGTTTAATAGACTCAGGTAAATCGTTCATGCTTTTTGCGATATCATCGTTCGCGTTAATTTTCGCAGCACGTTCTAATAAACGAGAGTGAAGGTAAAACACGTCACCAGGATATGCTTCACGTCCTGGAGGACGACGCAATAATAACGACACCTCACGGTAAGCAACCGCTTGTTTAGATAAATCGTCAAACACGATTAATGCAGGACGACCAGTATCACGGAAAAATTCTCCGATAGCAGCGCCTGCGAAAGGAGCATAAAATTGTAATGGGGCAGGATCAGCTGCACTTGCTGCAACAACCACTGTATAAGGCATTGCACAGTTCTCTTCCAACACACGTACTACGTTAGCAACCGTAGACGCTTTTTGTCCAATGGCTACATAAATACAAAATACTGGTTGACCAGCTGCATAAAATTCTTTTTGATTAATGATTGTATCGATACAAACCGCAGTTTTACCAATTTGACGATCACCAATAACTAATTCACGTTGACCACGACCGATAGGAATCATCGCATCAATTGCTTTGATACCAGTTTGTAACGGCTCCGTTACCGGCTGACGGTAGATAACACCTGGCGCTTTACGCTCTAACGGCATTTCATAAGTAGTTCCAGTAATAGGTCCTTTTCCATCAATTGGCATACCTAAAGTATCCACCACACGGCCTAACATACCTTCTCCTACTTTAATAGAAGCGATACGGCTAGTACGTTTACACGAACTGCCTTCACGAATTCCTTCGCTAGAACCTAATAATACAGCACCAACGTTATCTTCTTCAAGATTTAATACGATTGCTTGTACACCAGTTTCAAACTCAATCAACTCACCTGACTGAACTTTAGATAGACCGTAAATACGAGCGATACCATCACCTATTTGTAATACAGTTCCTACTTCTTCTAATTGAGCTTCACTTTTGAAGCCGCTTAATTGTTGTCTTAAAATTGCAGATACTTCTGCTGGTTTTATTTCAGCCATTTTTGTATGGTTTGTTAATTTAATTCTTTATTTAATAACTCTTTTTTAAGGTTGCTTAATTGTCTTGCAACCGTTTTGTCTAACTGTTTATCGCCAATTCTCAAAATAAAACCACCGATAGTGTTTGCGTCAATTTTTTCAATCAACTCTACTTCTCCGTTCATTTGAGATTTAACCAGGTCTTTTACTTTTTGTTTGGTAGCAGCGTCTAAACCTTTAGCAGATGTAACAACAGCAGTAAAAATATTTTTGTTTGTTTTATATTGATCGTCAAAAGCAGCAGCAATATGCCCTACCAAAGACTCGCGGTGTTTAGAAGTAATTAGGTTTAAAAAAGATAAAGTAAGATCAGATATTTTACCCTTGAAGATCTCATTCATCACAACCAGTTTTTTATCGGTTTTAATAACCGGGCTGTTTAAGAATAATTCGAATTCACGATTTTCTTTACACACCTGCTCAATGCTTTGCATATCGGCTCTAACAACCTCAAGTTGTTTTGACTCAACTGCAAGATCCATTAAAGATTTAGCGTATCTGTTTGCAACTATCATTTTAATTCAGGGTTACGTCTTTCATTAAATTGGTTACCAATGTTTTTTGTTTCTCATCGTTTGATAATTCTGATTTTAATATTTTTTCAGCAATTTCAATAGAAAGAACAGCTACTTGCTTTTTTAATTCTGCAATTGCAGCATTTTTTTCGTTTGTAATTTGCTCACGTGCAGAAGTCATGATTCTATCCGACTCATTTTGTGCTTTCACTTTCGCTTCAGCAATAATTGAATCTTTAGTTTCGCGAGCTTCTTTTAAAAGGTTGTCACGCTCGGTACGTGCTTGCGTTAAAATCATTTCGTTTGCTGATTTTAACTCACGCATATCGTTTAATGCGCTTTCTGCACTTGCTAAAGCTTTGGTAATACCTTCTTCACGCGTTTTAATAGCTGTAAGAATTGGTTTCCAGGCAAATTTGCCAAGAATTCCAACCAACAAAAGAAAAACGATGGTTGTCCAGAAAATTAAACCAATTCCTGGTTCAATTAAACTTGCTAAAATGAATAAACTATTCATGTGTTTTTATTATTTAATTTTTGTTTAGTCTCAAAATTAAACCAAAACCTTTACCAACCGTAAAGGTTTTGGTTTTAGGTTTTTAATTACAGAAGTGCTACTACTACACCGAAAAGAGCCACACCTTCTACAAGGGCTGCTGCGATTAGCATAGTTGTTGTAATTTTTCCAGATGCTTCTGGTTGACGTGCGATGGCATCCATTGCGTGTCCACCAATTTGTCCGATACCGATTCCGGCTCCAATTACCGATAAACCTGCACCTACTGCTGCGATACTTCCTGTGATCATTGTTTTGTTGTTTTTATTTGTTATTAAATTTTCTTTTAATGTTTTGCGTGCGCCAAATCATCATCTGAGGTGTGCGCACCGTCTTCATTGGTATCGCCAACTGCCGAACCAATAAATAAAGACGTTAATAATGTAAAGATGTATGCTTGTAAAACTGCTACCAATACTTCAAGCACATCAATGAATAGGGCAAATGCTACAGAAACCGGAGAGATAAGAACACTTTCGAATAAGAAAATTAATCCCACCAAAGAGATGATGATGATGTGACCCGCACTAATGTTTGCGAACAAACGAATCATTAAGGCAAATGGTTTTGTGAAGATTCCGATGATTTCAATAGGAATTAAAATTGGCCATAAAGCCTTTGGAGCATGAGGTGTGAAGATGTGTCCCCAGTAGTGTTTGTTTCCATTGATGTTGGTAACCACCAAAGTACAAATAGAAAGAACCAAAGTAAAAGCTATGTTTCCTGTTAGGTTGGCGCTAATTGGAATAAGTCCGAAAATATTATTAATGAGGATTAAAAAGAAAACAGTTAAAAGATACGGAACAAATTTTTCACCTTTTGAGCCAATGTTTTCTTTAGCAATATCGTCACGTACAAAAACAATTAATGGCTCAAGGAAAGATTGTTTCCCTTTTGGAGCCGAAGTAACACCATGTGTTTTGTAAGCTCTTGCAACCGAAGTGAAAATTAGAATCAATAATAAAGCAGAGAATAATAACTGGGTTACGTTTTTAGTAATAGAAAAATCAAACGGCATGGCGTTCGTAATATTTTTTCCCGCCTCTCCTTTTTCGTTTACTTCGAAAGTTACAAATTGTCCGTGCTCATTTGCCGTTTCAGAAGCGTAATAAATACTCTCTTTGTAGTTCACAAAACGCTCGCCGTTTTTCTCAACCACATGCATTCCATGAGCGTCGTGGTGAAATTCTGAAGACATAAAAGTTACTAAACCGTTG
This region includes:
- a CDS encoding RNA polymerase sigma factor; protein product: MTAIEFNTRIVQERNSLKNFALSLTHNVDDALDLLQDTYVKALTYRSKFEESTNLKAWLFTIMKNTFINAYRRNRKTKQLISKGDDIAMNRAFKQNSYDQCESRIHAKEIIKHIESLEDGYKVPFTRYYLGYKYEEIAKEMSLPLGTIKSRIFIARKILMEEITKRNN
- a CDS encoding cryptochrome/photolyase family protein, with product MADEHTLFWFRRDLRLNDNAGLYHALRENKSVLPIFIFDTTILNQLENKYDRRVDFIHQAISKIHKELLSLGSSLLVHFGTTENTFKSLLKTHGIKNVYANHDYEPQAIERDLLIKNLLEKNGIEFKTFKDQCVFEKTEITKDDGKPYTVFTPYSNKWKKALIPFYYRAYPTKKYFKNFATVTANSIPELKYLGFEKTDIRLPEKIKVNDLLIQKYKEQRDYPAIEGTSRLSVHLRFGTVSIRQLVAKSLPLSETWLNELIWRDFYMMILSNFPHVAKSAFKKDYDYIRWRNNEVEFEKWCKGETGFPIVDAGMRELNATGFMHNRVRMITSSFLIKDLLIDWRWGEAYFAQKLNDFDLSANNGGWQWAASSGCDAAPYFRIFNPTEQQKRFDPYFIYIKKWVPEFGTKKYPGPMVDHAEARLRTLSVYKNALSESKQMNLF
- a CDS encoding acyl-CoA desaturase translates to MAILIFLILHWYLSLFGQTFFLHRYAAHKMFTMNKFWEKFFYIFAWVTQGSSYLNARAYAILHRMHHAYSDTEQDPHTPHFFKEVFTMMMHTKKVYNDVLNHRVEVDPKFDRNYPVYPVIDKIADSWASRLTFAALYIAFYAVFATQWWMFLFLPINFLMGPIQGAVVNWAGHKYGYRNFESDDHSKNTLLWDILLMGELFQNNHHQAGSRPNFAAKWYEFDPTYPIILLFNKIGIIKLARV
- the atpG gene encoding ATP synthase F1 subunit gamma — protein: MPSLKEVRNKIVSVGSTMQITSAMKMVSAAKLKRAQDAITQMRPYANKLKEILENVSGSVDASENIYARNTSVKKVLIIAISSNRGLAGAFNSNIIKKTNLLIQNEYAGLDVTVIPVGKKVHDAFRRTKYFISGQDLPHHTSTLFDKLSYENAAPVMEKIIDAFLTKEFDKVVVVYNQFRNAAVQIPTEEQLLPVLPAASETKTSNTDYIYEPSQEYIVNELIPRSVKTQFYKALLDSFASEHGARMTAMHKATDNAKAMQRDLKIMYNKARQASITKEILEIVGGAEALKG
- the atpA gene encoding F0F1 ATP synthase subunit alpha, giving the protein MAEIKPAEVSAILRQQLSGFKSEAQLEEVGTVLQIGDGIARIYGLSKVQSGELIEFETGVQAIVLNLEEDNVGAVLLGSSEGIREGSSCKRTSRIASIKVGEGMLGRVVDTLGMPIDGKGPITGTTYEMPLERKAPGVIYRQPVTEPLQTGIKAIDAMIPIGRGQRELVIGDRQIGKTAVCIDTIINQKEFYAAGQPVFCIYVAIGQKASTVANVVRVLEENCAMPYTVVVAASAADPAPLQFYAPFAGAAIGEFFRDTGRPALIVFDDLSKQAVAYREVSLLLRRPPGREAYPGDVFYLHSRLLERAAKINANDDIAKSMNDLPESIKHMVKGGGSLTALPIIETQAGDVSAYIPTNVISITDGQIFLETNLFNSGIRPAINVGISVSRVGGNAQIKSMKKVAGTLKLDQAQYRELEAFSKFGSDLDAATKSVLDKGARNTEILKQGQFSPFRVEQQIAIIYLGTKNLLRSVPINKVGEFEAEFLDTLERKNKQTLDELKAGQFNDNITKTLETVAADLLAKYK
- the atpH gene encoding ATP synthase F1 subunit delta; translated protein: MIVANRYAKSLMDLAVESKQLEVVRADMQSIEQVCKENREFELFLNSPVIKTDKKLVVMNEIFKGKISDLTLSFLNLITSKHRESLVGHIAAAFDDQYKTNKNIFTAVVTSAKGLDAATKQKVKDLVKSQMNGEVELIEKIDANTIGGFILRIGDKQLDKTVARQLSNLKKELLNKELN
- a CDS encoding F0F1 ATP synthase subunit B; the protein is MNSLFILASLIEPGIGLIFWTTIVFLLLVGILGKFAWKPILTAIKTREEGITKALASAESALNDMRELKSANEMILTQARTERDNLLKEARETKDSIIAEAKVKAQNESDRIMTSAREQITNEKNAAIAELKKQVAVLSIEIAEKILKSELSNDEKQKTLVTNLMKDVTLN
- the atpE gene encoding ATP synthase F0 subunit C; the protein is MTGSIAAVGAGLSVIGAGIGIGQIGGHAMDAIARQPEASGKITTTMLIAAALVEGVALFGVVVALL
- the atpB gene encoding F0F1 ATP synthase subunit A, whose translation is MANKINTSGIKQLVLAIIFTFISFFAFSSSPVEHDSIPHEVVAEAHAAEAHAKPKVNISEIAFEHILDSHSWHLWGEHEDAVSMPLPVILKTNNGLVTFMSSEFHHDAHGMHVVEKNGERFVNYKESIYYASETANEHGQFVTFEVNEKGEAGKNITNAMPFDFSITKNVTQLLFSALLLILIFTSVARAYKTHGVTSAPKGKQSFLEPLIVFVRDDIAKENIGSKGEKFVPYLLTVFFLILINNIFGLIPISANLTGNIAFTLVLSICTLVVTNINGNKHYWGHIFTPHAPKALWPILIPIEIIGIFTKPFALMIRLFANISAGHIIIISLVGLIFLFESVLISPVSVAFALFIDVLEVLVAVLQAYIFTLLTSLFIGSAVGDTNEDGAHTSDDDLAHAKH